The stretch of DNA TGAATTGATATAAGCATTTAACTTTTTTGAGATTAAGGCAGGAATTCAGAAATATTATCTTTTTCAGATTCTGGAATTAATTTGGGAACAAATGCTTTTCGGAGCCAATCTTTAGTTTCTTCTAACGAACCTCTGGCATAATAACAAAAATGTAAATTCTCATTATAATGGAATCGTCCAAATCCCTCAGCAATGTTTGCTGAAATAGAATCAACTGCCCTTATCAATTGAATGCCAACAGTTTTTTGAGCAAGAAAATCCCATTTAATACAAATTTTCCATATATAATTTGAGAAATCTAAAAGTTCTCTACAAATCCTTAGATCTGAAATATCTTTCATTTCAACTCCAATATTTTACTATTCACTATTCAACCAATGTCCATTGACTAATCAACCAATTCCAGATATTTATTTTCAAATTCTTCCAATTCATTTTTTAAAACAAAAATCTCATTTTTAATTTTTTTGATCATGGTATTGGTATCTTTCACTTTTTTTTCATCAGAATAAATAGAATTATCATAAAACTCAGCTTCTAAAGAAAGAATTTCTTCTCCTTTTTTTTCTATCAATTCTTGCTTCTGTTCAATCCGTTTTTCCAGTTTTTCCAGAATTATCGGATTTGTTTTTCGATTTTTATTTTTGAAATACTGTTCGCTTTTCTTCTTTTTTTTTTTATTTTTGGAAGAAAAAAGTTCTTCCAGTGATCGCTCTGTTTTCTCTATTTTTTTCTGATGAAAAAACCATTTCTCAGATGCTACATTCTCGATCAGATAACGATCGTGTGAAACGAAAATGATGGTTCCCTCATACTCGGAAAGTGATTTTTCC from Candidatus Cloacimonadota bacterium encodes:
- a CDS encoding four helix bundle protein; its protein translation is MKDISDLRICRELLDFSNYIWKICIKWDFLAQKTVGIQLIRAVDSISANIAEGFGRFHYNENLHFCYYARGSLEETKDWLRKAFVPKLIPESEKDNISEFLP